Proteins from one Clupea harengus chromosome 17, Ch_v2.0.2, whole genome shotgun sequence genomic window:
- the lnx2a gene encoding ligand of Numb protein X 2a isoform X1, with protein MGTLGEGVGGGGVDPVAVGQAVLEALCPECGQIHRAWENHLYNYRLEVDEDLVCHICLQPLVQPLDTPCGHTFCARCLRSFLQERDFCPLDRARLQLQGCRRSSILVHKLLDKLSVSCPLTPLCQLSMPRCDLEAHLKHRCPGTQSQRAALDPPRLECVEERAMVTDPPRSPQTTLRDASPSPPGGPTTCSSVPMWTEESGVDNPAFEESTEEDSVVGLECAPPRVKRPLSNPCIHLLRTGSSASSGWDCAESPPLSAEEGCVKLPSLPEGEITTIDIHRSNPYMELGISIVGGNETPLINVVIQEVYRDGVIARDGRLLAGDQILQVNNTDISNVPHSVARTTLGRPCTTLQLTVLRERRCSARPPRLARVAPVPVATPTPTPPPGGSGGSSSSSGGVGGGGGGGGGNSSPASLRITLHKRDSAEQLGIKLVRRTDEAGVFVLDLLDGGLAAKDGRLCRDDRVLAINEHDLRHGTPEQAAQIIQASGERVHLLIGRPSKQTTPLLPGSNGVRDSWCHDNTPPLPPTAAPSPVPSLQMVRPSAHRDLSQCVTCKEKHITVKKEAHESLGMTVAGGRGSKSGELPIFVTSVQPHGCLARDGHIKRGEDDFTAALARWCVGTLARWHVGGVSAARAPGSAEKLQ; from the exons ATGGGCACCCTGGGTGAGGGTGTCGGGGGAGGCGGCGTGGACCCGGTAGCGGTAGGCCAGGCGGTTCTGGAGGCCCTGTGCCCTGAATGCGGCCAGATCCACCGAGCCTGGGAGAACCACCTGTACAACTACCGGCTGGAGGTGGACGAAGACCTGGTGTGCCACATCTGCCTGCAGCCGCTAGTGCAGCCCCTGGACACGCCGTGCGGTCACACCTTCTGCGCCCGCTGCCTGCGCAGCTTCCTGCAGGAGCGTGACTTCTGCCCGCTGGACAGGGCCCGGCTGCAGCTGCAGGGCTGCCGGCGCTCCAGCATCCTGGTGCACAAGCTGCTGGACAAGCTGTCGGTGTCGTGCCCGCTCACGCCCCTCTGCCAGCTCAGCATGCCGCGCTGCGACCTGGAGGCCCACCTCAAGCACAG gtGTCCAGGCACACAGAGCCAGAGGGCGGCGTTGGACCCTCCCaggctggagtgtgtggaggagagggccaTGGTGACAGACCCTCCCCGTTCACCGCAGACCACGCTGAGGGACGCCTCGCCGTCGCCCCCCGGAGGCCCCACCACCTGCAGCAGTGTGCCCATGTGGACAGAGGAGTCAGGCGTAGACAACCCTGCCTTTGAGGAGAGCACGGAGGAAGACA GTGTGGTGGGGTTAGAATGTGCTCCTCCGCGTGTGAAACGCCCACTCAGCAACCCCTGCATCCACCTCCTACGCACGGGAAGCTCCGCCTCTTCTGGGTGGGACTGTGCAGAGTCCCCGCCTCTCTCAGCAGAGGAAG GGTGTGTGAAGCTGCCCTCTCTCCCCGAGGGGGAGATAACCACCATTGACATTCACCGCTCCAACCCCTACATGGAGCTGGGGATCAGTATCGTCGGGGGCAACGAGACCCCCCTCATCAACGTGGTGATCCAGGAGGTGTATCGTGACGGGGTGATTGCTCGTGACGGAAGACTGTTGGCTGGAGACCAAATATTACAG GTGAATAACACGGACATCAGTAACGTGCCCCATAGTGTGGCTCGCACCACGCTGGGCCGGCCCTGCACCACCCTCCAGCTGACGGTGCTCCGAGAACGCCGCTGCTCCGCCCGCCCTCCCCGTCTGGCCCGAGTTGCCCCCGTGCCTgtcgccacccccacccccacaccgcCTCCTGgtggcagcggcggcagcagcagcagcagcggtggtgttggtggcggcggcggtggcggaggGGGCAACAGCAGCCCGGCCAGCCTGCGCATCACCCTCCACAAGCGGGACTCTGCCGAGCAGCTGGGCATCAAGCTGGTGCGGCGCACGGACGAGgcgggtgtgtttgtgctggaCCTGCTGGACGGGGGGCTGGCCGCCAAGGATGGGAGACTGTGCCGAGACGACCGCGTGCTGGCCATCAACGAGCACGACCTCCGACACGGCACGCCAGAGCAGGCTGCACAGatcatacag GCCAGTGGGGAGAGAGTCCATCTACTGATTGGTCGTCCTAGCAAGCAGACCACACCCCTTCTGCCTGGCTCCAATGGCGTGAGAGATAGCTGGTGCCATGACAAtaccccgcccctcccccccacagcGGCCCCTAGCCCTGTGCCCAGCCTGCAAATGGTCCGGCCCAGCGCTCACAGA GACCTCTCCCAGTGTGTGACCTGtaaggagaagcacatcacgGTGAAGAAGGAGGCGCACGAATCCCTGGGCATGACCGTCGCAGGGGGGCGGGGCAGCAAGAGCGGCGAGCTGCCAATCTTCGTGACGAGTGTCCAGCCCCACGGTTGCCTGGCGCGGGACGGGCACATCAAGCGAGGTGAGGATGATTTCACTGCCGCGTTGGCACGCTGGTGCGTTGGCACGCTGGCGCGTTGGCACGTTGGCGGTGTGTCCGCTGCCAGAGCGCCAGGATCTGCAGAAAAGCTGCAGTGA
- the lnx2a gene encoding ligand of Numb protein X 2a isoform X3, whose amino-acid sequence MGTLGEGVGGGGVDPVAVGQAVLEALCPECGQIHRAWENHLYNYRLEVDEDLVCHICLQPLVQPLDTPCGHTFCARCLRSFLQERDFCPLDRARLQLQGCRRSSILVHKLLDKLSVSCPLTPLCQLSMPRCDLEAHLKHRCPGTQSQRAALDPPRLECVEERAMVTDPPRSPQTTLRDASPSPPGGPTTCSSVPMWTEESGVDNPAFEESTEEDSVVGLECAPPRVKRPLSNPCIHLLRTGSSASSGWDCAESPPLSAEEGCVKLPSLPEGEITTIDIHRSNPYMELGISIVGGNETPLINVVIQEVYRDGVIARDGRLLAGDQILQVNNTDISNVPHSVARTTLGRPCTTLQLTVLRERRCSARPPRLARVAPVPVATPTPTPPPGGSGGSSSSSGGVGGGGGGGGGNSSPASLRITLHKRDSAEQLGIKLVRRTDEAGVFVLDLLDGGLAAKDGRLCRDDRVLAINEHDLRHGTPEQAAQIIQASGERVHLLIGRPSKQTTPLLPGSNGVRDSWCHDNTPPLPPTAAPSPVPSLQMVRPSAHRVSV is encoded by the exons ATGGGCACCCTGGGTGAGGGTGTCGGGGGAGGCGGCGTGGACCCGGTAGCGGTAGGCCAGGCGGTTCTGGAGGCCCTGTGCCCTGAATGCGGCCAGATCCACCGAGCCTGGGAGAACCACCTGTACAACTACCGGCTGGAGGTGGACGAAGACCTGGTGTGCCACATCTGCCTGCAGCCGCTAGTGCAGCCCCTGGACACGCCGTGCGGTCACACCTTCTGCGCCCGCTGCCTGCGCAGCTTCCTGCAGGAGCGTGACTTCTGCCCGCTGGACAGGGCCCGGCTGCAGCTGCAGGGCTGCCGGCGCTCCAGCATCCTGGTGCACAAGCTGCTGGACAAGCTGTCGGTGTCGTGCCCGCTCACGCCCCTCTGCCAGCTCAGCATGCCGCGCTGCGACCTGGAGGCCCACCTCAAGCACAG gtGTCCAGGCACACAGAGCCAGAGGGCGGCGTTGGACCCTCCCaggctggagtgtgtggaggagagggccaTGGTGACAGACCCTCCCCGTTCACCGCAGACCACGCTGAGGGACGCCTCGCCGTCGCCCCCCGGAGGCCCCACCACCTGCAGCAGTGTGCCCATGTGGACAGAGGAGTCAGGCGTAGACAACCCTGCCTTTGAGGAGAGCACGGAGGAAGACA GTGTGGTGGGGTTAGAATGTGCTCCTCCGCGTGTGAAACGCCCACTCAGCAACCCCTGCATCCACCTCCTACGCACGGGAAGCTCCGCCTCTTCTGGGTGGGACTGTGCAGAGTCCCCGCCTCTCTCAGCAGAGGAAG GGTGTGTGAAGCTGCCCTCTCTCCCCGAGGGGGAGATAACCACCATTGACATTCACCGCTCCAACCCCTACATGGAGCTGGGGATCAGTATCGTCGGGGGCAACGAGACCCCCCTCATCAACGTGGTGATCCAGGAGGTGTATCGTGACGGGGTGATTGCTCGTGACGGAAGACTGTTGGCTGGAGACCAAATATTACAG GTGAATAACACGGACATCAGTAACGTGCCCCATAGTGTGGCTCGCACCACGCTGGGCCGGCCCTGCACCACCCTCCAGCTGACGGTGCTCCGAGAACGCCGCTGCTCCGCCCGCCCTCCCCGTCTGGCCCGAGTTGCCCCCGTGCCTgtcgccacccccacccccacaccgcCTCCTGgtggcagcggcggcagcagcagcagcagcggtggtgttggtggcggcggcggtggcggaggGGGCAACAGCAGCCCGGCCAGCCTGCGCATCACCCTCCACAAGCGGGACTCTGCCGAGCAGCTGGGCATCAAGCTGGTGCGGCGCACGGACGAGgcgggtgtgtttgtgctggaCCTGCTGGACGGGGGGCTGGCCGCCAAGGATGGGAGACTGTGCCGAGACGACCGCGTGCTGGCCATCAACGAGCACGACCTCCGACACGGCACGCCAGAGCAGGCTGCACAGatcatacag GCCAGTGGGGAGAGAGTCCATCTACTGATTGGTCGTCCTAGCAAGCAGACCACACCCCTTCTGCCTGGCTCCAATGGCGTGAGAGATAGCTGGTGCCATGACAAtaccccgcccctcccccccacagcGGCCCCTAGCCCTGTGCCCAGCCTGCAAATGGTCCGGCCCAGCGCTCACAGAGTGAGTGTCTAA
- the lnx2a gene encoding ligand of Numb protein X 2a isoform X2, with product MGTLGEGVGGGGVDPVAVGQAVLEALCPECGQIHRAWENHLYNYRLEVDEDLVCHICLQPLVQPLDTPCGHTFCARCLRSFLQERDFCPLDRARLQLQGCRRSSILVHKLLDKLSVSCPLTPLCQLSMPRCDLEAHLKHRCPGTQSQRAALDPPRLECVEERAMVTDPPRSPQTTLRDASPSPPGGPTTCSSVPMWTEESGVDNPAFEESTEEDSVVGLECAPPRVKRPLSNPCIHLLRTGSSASSGWDCAESPPLSAEEGCVKLPSLPEGEITTIDIHRSNPYMELGISIVGGNETPLINVVIQEVYRDGVIARDGRLLAGDQILQVNNTDISNVPHSVARTTLGRPCTTLQLTVLRERRCSARPPRLARVAPVPVATPTPTPPPGGSGGSSSSSGGVGGGGGGGGGNSSPASLRITLHKRDSAEQLGIKLVRRTDEAGVFVLDLLDGGLAAKDGRLCRDDRVLAINEHDLRHGTPEQAAQIIQDLSQCVTCKEKHITVKKEAHESLGMTVAGGRGSKSGELPIFVTSVQPHGCLARDGHIKRGEDDFTAALARWCVGTLARWHVGGVSAARAPGSAEKLQ from the exons ATGGGCACCCTGGGTGAGGGTGTCGGGGGAGGCGGCGTGGACCCGGTAGCGGTAGGCCAGGCGGTTCTGGAGGCCCTGTGCCCTGAATGCGGCCAGATCCACCGAGCCTGGGAGAACCACCTGTACAACTACCGGCTGGAGGTGGACGAAGACCTGGTGTGCCACATCTGCCTGCAGCCGCTAGTGCAGCCCCTGGACACGCCGTGCGGTCACACCTTCTGCGCCCGCTGCCTGCGCAGCTTCCTGCAGGAGCGTGACTTCTGCCCGCTGGACAGGGCCCGGCTGCAGCTGCAGGGCTGCCGGCGCTCCAGCATCCTGGTGCACAAGCTGCTGGACAAGCTGTCGGTGTCGTGCCCGCTCACGCCCCTCTGCCAGCTCAGCATGCCGCGCTGCGACCTGGAGGCCCACCTCAAGCACAG gtGTCCAGGCACACAGAGCCAGAGGGCGGCGTTGGACCCTCCCaggctggagtgtgtggaggagagggccaTGGTGACAGACCCTCCCCGTTCACCGCAGACCACGCTGAGGGACGCCTCGCCGTCGCCCCCCGGAGGCCCCACCACCTGCAGCAGTGTGCCCATGTGGACAGAGGAGTCAGGCGTAGACAACCCTGCCTTTGAGGAGAGCACGGAGGAAGACA GTGTGGTGGGGTTAGAATGTGCTCCTCCGCGTGTGAAACGCCCACTCAGCAACCCCTGCATCCACCTCCTACGCACGGGAAGCTCCGCCTCTTCTGGGTGGGACTGTGCAGAGTCCCCGCCTCTCTCAGCAGAGGAAG GGTGTGTGAAGCTGCCCTCTCTCCCCGAGGGGGAGATAACCACCATTGACATTCACCGCTCCAACCCCTACATGGAGCTGGGGATCAGTATCGTCGGGGGCAACGAGACCCCCCTCATCAACGTGGTGATCCAGGAGGTGTATCGTGACGGGGTGATTGCTCGTGACGGAAGACTGTTGGCTGGAGACCAAATATTACAG GTGAATAACACGGACATCAGTAACGTGCCCCATAGTGTGGCTCGCACCACGCTGGGCCGGCCCTGCACCACCCTCCAGCTGACGGTGCTCCGAGAACGCCGCTGCTCCGCCCGCCCTCCCCGTCTGGCCCGAGTTGCCCCCGTGCCTgtcgccacccccacccccacaccgcCTCCTGgtggcagcggcggcagcagcagcagcagcggtggtgttggtggcggcggcggtggcggaggGGGCAACAGCAGCCCGGCCAGCCTGCGCATCACCCTCCACAAGCGGGACTCTGCCGAGCAGCTGGGCATCAAGCTGGTGCGGCGCACGGACGAGgcgggtgtgtttgtgctggaCCTGCTGGACGGGGGGCTGGCCGCCAAGGATGGGAGACTGTGCCGAGACGACCGCGTGCTGGCCATCAACGAGCACGACCTCCGACACGGCACGCCAGAGCAGGCTGCACAGatcatacag GACCTCTCCCAGTGTGTGACCTGtaaggagaagcacatcacgGTGAAGAAGGAGGCGCACGAATCCCTGGGCATGACCGTCGCAGGGGGGCGGGGCAGCAAGAGCGGCGAGCTGCCAATCTTCGTGACGAGTGTCCAGCCCCACGGTTGCCTGGCGCGGGACGGGCACATCAAGCGAGGTGAGGATGATTTCACTGCCGCGTTGGCACGCTGGTGCGTTGGCACGCTGGCGCGTTGGCACGTTGGCGGTGTGTCCGCTGCCAGAGCGCCAGGATCTGCAGAAAAGCTGCAGTGA
- the pan3 gene encoding PAN2-PAN3 deadenylation complex subunit PAN3: MVLTCFLLCLQVFPTYHIYPPTAPHVAYMQPKANAPSFFMADELRQELINRHLITMAQIDHSENPDVPSELDSYHSLFPLEPLPPPNRLQKTSNFSYITSCYKAVNTKDDLPYCLRRIQGFRLVNTKCMMLVDMWKKIQHSNAVTLREVFTTKAFGDHSLVFSYDFHAGAETMFSRHFNDPTADSFFTKRKWGQHEPPPPRQHAGLLPESLIWAYIVQLSSALRTIHTAGLACRVMDPSKILITGKTRLRVNCVGVFDVLTFDNSQTNHLALMPQYQQADLISLGKVVLALACNSLAGIQRENLQKAMELVSINYSSDLKNLILYLLTDQSRMRSVNDIMPMIGARFYTQLDASQMRNDVIEEDLAKEVQNGRLFRLLAKLGTINERPEFQKDPTWSETGDRYLLKLFRDHLFHQVTEAGTPWVDLSHIVACLNKLDAGVPEKVSLVSRDEKSVLVVTYSDLKRCFESTFQELLAAANGSL; this comes from the exons ATGGTGCTCACATGTTTCCTGTTGTGTTTGCAGGTGTTCCCTACCTATCACATCTACCCTCCAACAGCTCCTCATGTGGCCTACATGCAGCCCAAAGCCAACGCCCCGTCCTTCTTCATGGCTGATGAGCTCCGACAG GAGTTGATCAACAGGCATCTAATCACCATGGCCCAGATTGACCATTCAGAGAACCCAG ACGTCCCCTCGGAGTTGGACAGCTACCACAGCCTCTTCCCCCTTGAGCCCCTTCCCCCGCCCAACCGCCTGCAGAAGACCAGCAACTTCAgttacatcacttcctgttacaAGGCCGTCAACACCAAGGACGACCTGCCCTACTGTTTGAGGAGGATACAGG GATTTCGGCTGGTGAACACCAAGTGCATGATGCTAGTGGACATGTGGAAGAAGATCCAGCACTCGAACGCGGTCACTCTGAGGGAGGTGTTCACCACCAAGGCCTTTGGAGACCACT cgcTGGTGTTCTCCTATGACTTCCACGCGGGAGCAGAGACCATGTTTAGCAGGCACTTCAACGACCCAACGGCAGACTCTTTCTTCACCAAAAGGAAATGGG gacAACATGAGCCCCCCCCTCCACGGCAGCACGCTGGTCTGCTCCCCGAGTCTCTGATCTGGGCATACATCGTGCAGCTGAGCTCCGCCCTGCGCACCATCCACACCGCCGGACTGGCCTGCCGCGTCATGGACCCCAGCAAGATCCTCATCACGGGCAAGACCCG GTTACGGGTGAACTGTGTTGGCGTCTTTGATGTCTTAACATTCGACAACAGCCAGACCAACCACCTGGCTCTCATGCCCCAGTACCAG CAAGCGGATCTCATCTCCTTGGGTAAGGTGGTTCTGGCGCTGGCCTGTAACTCGCTGGCCGGCATCCAGAGGGAGAATCTGCAGAAGGCCATGGAGCTGGTGTCCATCAACTACTCGTCAGACCTCAAGAACCTCATCCT GTATCTGCTGACAGATCAGAgtcgcatgcgcagtgtcaatGACATAATGCCAATGATCGGGGCCAGATTCTACACCCAGCTGGACGCCTCGCAAATGAGGAACGATGTCATTGAAGAGGACCTGGCCAAG GAGGTCCAGAATGGACGTCTTTTCCGCCTCCTGGCCAAACTGGGAACCATCAACGAAAGGCCTGA GTTCCAGAAGGACCCCACATGGTCGGAAACGGGTGACCGCTACCTGCTCAAGCTCTTCAGAGACCATCTCTTCCACCAGGTCACCGAGGCGGGGACGCCCTGGGTCGACTTGAGCCACATAGTGGCATGTCTCAACAAG ctgGACGCAGGCGTTCCAGAGAAGGTCAGCCTGGTGTCTCGGGACGAGAAGAGTGTGCTGGTGGTTACCTACTCCGACCTGAAGCGCTGTTTCGAGAGCACCTTCCAGGAGCTGCTGGCCGCTGCCAACGGCTCGTTGTAG
- the si:ch211-140b10.6 gene encoding protein POLR1D-like — protein sequence MKEDDDLERRAVEELLRESNRARARAETMGPTGWLKCPVQSTNKRFLLNTLRSTALQRRPGGHSRERSPVERGPIEESGRERTGSTRHREGKERSHKRDSIRDHSPSRRQSSRRHSRSPKDCSRKPSQPCRTRSSSPVHDTDTPSAVKQPRDRRTHK from the exons atgaaagAAGATGACGATTTGGAGAG ACGTGCGGTGGAAGAACTCCTCCGTGAATCAAACAGAGCCCGGGCACGAGCAGAGACCATGGGCCCAACTGGATG GCTGAAGTGCCCTGTACAGAGCACCAACAAGCGCTTCCTCCTGAACACTCTACGCTCTACCGCTCTTCAGCGCCGCCCCGGTGGTCACTCAAGGGAGCGATCACCAGTGGAAAGAGGACCAATCGAAGAATCTGGGCGTGAAAGGACAGGAAGCACACGACACCGGGAGGGCAAAGAGCGCAGTCATAAACGAGACTCTATTAGAGACCATTCGCCTTCCAGACGCCAGTCCTCCCGCAGACATTCGCGCTCTCCTAAAGACTGCTCACGCAAACCCAGCCAACCATGCAGGACGcgttcttcctctcctgtccatGACACGGACACGCCTTCAGCTGTCAAACAGCCCAGGGACAGGAGAACTCATAAATGA